One genomic region from Thermoleptolyngbya sichuanensis A183 encodes:
- a CDS encoding ABC transporter ATP-binding protein, which translates to MAQTITPNQSTVETETQYDVELRRVFKVFDGYTAVRGIDLNVRQGEFFSILGPSGCGKTTTLRLVAGFDEPTAGEVLLQGRSMVGVPPYRRPVNTVFQSYALFGHMTVWDNVAFGLRLKNKSKAEVQKAVGEALQLVKMESFSRRYPAQLSGGQQQRVALARALANQPTVVLLDEPLGALDLKLRKEMQVELSTLHRELGVTFIMVTHDQEEALSLSDRIAVMNEGRVEQIGTPSEIYEFPATPFVADFIGETNLFQGYMAAADPMLIKVETERGLQMVVKPTEACPGAAAEPVVVSIRPEKVRLSLEPPGSETNCFEGRLRHTMYLGTHVHYVVDLPTGDMVTVMRPNRPESMLQVDMPVYVSWSAADALPLAIQPGA; encoded by the coding sequence ATGGCACAGACCATCACCCCAAATCAGTCCACGGTAGAAACCGAAACCCAATATGATGTCGAACTCCGCAGAGTATTCAAGGTCTTCGATGGCTATACAGCGGTTCGCGGTATCGACTTGAACGTGCGGCAAGGGGAGTTCTTCAGCATTCTTGGCCCTTCCGGCTGCGGCAAAACCACAACGCTGCGCCTGGTGGCGGGGTTCGACGAGCCAACGGCAGGTGAGGTGTTACTCCAAGGCAGGTCAATGGTGGGCGTGCCGCCCTATCGCCGTCCGGTGAATACAGTGTTTCAGAGCTACGCGCTGTTCGGACACATGACCGTGTGGGACAATGTGGCGTTTGGGCTGCGGCTAAAAAATAAGAGCAAGGCAGAGGTTCAAAAAGCAGTTGGAGAAGCGCTGCAACTGGTCAAGATGGAGTCTTTTTCCCGACGCTATCCGGCTCAGCTCTCTGGCGGACAGCAGCAGCGGGTCGCGCTGGCGCGGGCGCTGGCAAACCAGCCAACCGTCGTGCTGCTTGACGAGCCATTGGGAGCGCTAGATCTGAAGCTGCGGAAAGAAATGCAGGTGGAGCTTTCAACGCTGCATCGAGAACTGGGTGTCACATTCATCATGGTGACCCATGATCAGGAAGAAGCCCTCAGCCTGTCCGATCGGATTGCCGTGATGAATGAGGGGCGGGTAGAGCAAATTGGCACGCCCAGCGAGATTTACGAGTTTCCAGCTACGCCCTTTGTGGCCGACTTCATTGGCGAGACGAATCTATTCCAAGGGTATATGGCTGCCGCAGACCCGATGTTGATAAAAGTGGAAACCGAGCGCGGACTCCAGATGGTGGTGAAGCCGACGGAGGCTTGCCCCGGCGCGGCAGCGGAGCCTGTTGTGGTCAGCATTCGCCCCGAAAAGGTGCGGCTGTCGCTAGAGCCTCCTGGTAGCGAAACGAACTGTTTTGAAGGACGACTCCGGCACACTATGTACCTGGGCACCCATGTCCACTATGTGGTCGATTTGCCGACGGGGGATATGGTGACGGTGATGCGCCCAAATCGCCCAGAGTCGATGCTCCAGGTTGATATGCCTGTGTACGTATCCTGGTCGGCGGCAGATGCACTTCCCCTTGCAATTCAGCCTGGAGCCTAG